One Triticum dicoccoides isolate Atlit2015 ecotype Zavitan chromosome 5B, WEW_v2.0, whole genome shotgun sequence genomic window carries:
- the LOC119306722 gene encoding uncharacterized protein LOC119306722: protein MTGDERYLPFPTQAHLEIVQYDGAVLCAAGHSDHGDCHWCPFLVALVFSNHRDLITSACVYSSETGVWGEITSIHIRDSIVDASPTALLGSTLYWLSENDSIIELDLDKNSLDFIEVPYAGQIIIILIEDGGLGFAGVDQFSLHFWSRAASIDGVRSWTHRRVIDLEKLLAPEVVAACMNRVFPVGYAEDANVIFIYVYPSIYMIHLNSMHIEEVSEKGTYWFVFPYTSFYTPGITTGGGDDQAVLLNGS from the exons ATGACCGGCGACGAGCGCTACCTACCATTCCCCACTCAAGCCCATCTGGAGATTGTCCAGTACGATGGCGCGGTTCTCTGCGCGGCTGGCCACTCGGACCACGGCGACTGCCATTGGTGCCCGTTCCTCGTGGCATTGGTGTTCAGCAACCACAGAGATCTCATCACCTCTGCCTGCGTCTACTCGTCCGAGACCGGCGTTTGGGGTGAGATCACTTCGATTCATATTCGTGATTCAATAGTTGATGCAAGCCCGACAGCTCTGCTTGGAAGCACACTTTACTGGCTGTCTGAAAATGATAGCATCATTGAGTTAGATTTGGATAAGAATAGCTTGGATTTCATCGAGGTGCCATATGCCGGACAGATTATCATCATACTGATAGAGGATGGTGGTCTAGGTTTTGCCGGTGTTGATCAATTCAGCCTTCATTTCTGGTCAAGGGCAGCTAGCATCGATGGGGTAAGATCATGGACACATCGCAGGGTCATTGATCTGGAGAAACTTCTTGCACCAGAAGTAGTGGCAGCGTGTATGAATCGAGTGTTTCCAGTTGGCTACGCTGAAGACGCTAATGTGATCTTCATTTATGTGTATCCAAGCATCTATATGATCCATCTGAACTCCATGCATATTGAGGAGGTGTCAGAGAAAGGGACCTATTGGTTTGTCTTTCCTTACACAAGTTTCTACACCCCAG GAATCACCACTGGTGGTGGAGATGATCAAGCTGTACTGTTGAACGGCAGTTGA